A single Altererythrobacter sp. BO-6 DNA region contains:
- the clpB gene encoding ATP-dependent chaperone ClpB: MNLEKFTDRAKGFLQSAQTVAIRMNHQRITPTHLLKALLEDNEGMAAGLIQRAGGNPGVAITEVDTELGKIPAVSGGGAQATPGLDNDAVRVLDQAEQIAEKSGDSYVTVERLLVALSLASTTKAGQALKQAGVDPKALEAAIAELRKGKTADSANAESAYDAMKKFARDLTQAARDGKLDPVIGRDEEIRRTIQILARRTKNNPALIGEPGTGKTAIAEGLALRIANGDVPDSLKGRTLMSLDMGALIAGAKYRGEFEERLKTVLDEVKGSDGQIILFIDEMHTLIGAGASEGSMDASNLLKPALSRGELHCIGATTLDEYQKYVEKDPALQRRFQPVYIEEPSVEDTISILRGLKEKYELHHGVNITDSALVAAAQLSNRYIQNRFLPDKAIDLMDEAASRIRMEVESKPEEIEKLDRRIIQLKIEESALAKESDTASKDRLKVLREELAELEEQSAALTTRWQNERDKIHAESRIKEQLDAARLELEQAQREGDLAKAGELSYGRIPELEKQLEGARGASENALLREEVTEEDIAGVVSRWTGIPVDKMMEGERDKLLQMEQLLGKRVIGQSQAIEAVSKAVRRARAGLQDPNRPLGSFLFLGPTGVGKTELTKALAEFLFDDDTAMVRIDMSEFMEKHAVARLIGAPPGYVGYEEGGVLTEAVRRRPYQVVLFDEVEKAHNDVFNVLLQVLDDGRLTDGQGRVVDFSNTLIILTSNLGSQYLANLGDDQKVEDVEPQVMDVVRGHFRPEFLNRLDEIILFHRLGQEHMAPIVEIQVSRVQKLLKDRKITLDLTDGAKKWLGRVGYDPVYGARPLKRAVQRYLQDPLAEMLLEGKVPDGSTVKIDEGDGELKMVVN, from the coding sequence ATGAACCTGGAAAAATTCACTGATCGCGCCAAGGGCTTCCTGCAAAGCGCGCAGACCGTTGCCATCCGCATGAACCATCAGCGGATCACCCCGACGCACCTGCTCAAGGCCTTGCTTGAGGATAATGAAGGCATGGCCGCGGGCCTGATCCAGCGCGCCGGCGGAAACCCGGGCGTGGCGATCACCGAAGTCGATACCGAGCTGGGCAAGATCCCGGCCGTGTCGGGCGGCGGGGCACAGGCGACGCCGGGCCTCGACAATGACGCTGTGCGCGTGCTCGACCAGGCCGAACAGATCGCGGAAAAGTCCGGCGACAGCTACGTCACGGTCGAGCGGCTGCTGGTTGCACTCTCGCTTGCCAGCACCACTAAGGCGGGGCAGGCGCTGAAACAGGCAGGCGTTGATCCCAAGGCGCTGGAAGCGGCCATTGCCGAACTGCGCAAGGGCAAGACGGCGGACAGCGCCAATGCCGAAAGCGCCTATGACGCGATGAAGAAATTCGCCCGCGACCTGACGCAGGCGGCGCGCGACGGCAAGCTCGATCCGGTCATCGGTCGCGACGAGGAAATCCGCCGCACGATCCAGATCCTTGCCCGCCGCACCAAGAACAATCCCGCGCTGATCGGTGAACCCGGCACCGGCAAGACCGCAATCGCGGAAGGACTGGCGCTGCGCATCGCCAATGGTGACGTGCCCGACAGCCTCAAGGGGCGCACGCTGATGAGCCTCGACATGGGCGCGCTGATCGCCGGTGCGAAGTACCGCGGCGAGTTCGAAGAGCGGCTCAAGACCGTGCTCGACGAGGTCAAGGGCTCGGATGGGCAGATCATCCTGTTCATCGACGAGATGCACACGCTGATCGGCGCCGGTGCCAGCGAAGGCAGCATGGATGCCTCGAACCTGCTCAAGCCCGCGCTGAGCCGCGGCGAGTTGCACTGTATCGGCGCCACCACGCTCGACGAATACCAGAAGTATGTCGAGAAGGACCCGGCCCTCCAGCGGCGTTTCCAGCCGGTCTATATCGAGGAGCCGAGCGTCGAGGACACGATCTCGATCCTGCGCGGGCTTAAAGAGAAGTACGAGCTGCACCACGGGGTGAATATCACCGACAGTGCGCTGGTCGCGGCGGCGCAGCTTTCCAACCGCTACATCCAGAACCGCTTCCTGCCCGACAAGGCGATCGACCTGATGGACGAGGCGGCGAGCCGTATCCGCATGGAAGTGGAATCGAAGCCGGAAGAGATCGAGAAGCTCGACCGGCGGATCATCCAGCTCAAGATCGAGGAATCCGCGCTCGCCAAGGAAAGCGACACGGCCTCCAAGGACCGGCTGAAGGTGCTGCGCGAGGAGCTGGCGGAGCTGGAAGAGCAGTCTGCCGCGCTCACCACGCGCTGGCAGAACGAGCGTGACAAGATCCACGCCGAAAGCCGGATCAAGGAACAGCTTGACGCTGCGCGCCTGGAACTCGAGCAGGCGCAGCGCGAAGGCGATCTGGCCAAGGCGGGCGAGCTGTCATACGGGCGCATCCCCGAGCTGGAAAAGCAGCTGGAAGGCGCACGTGGCGCGTCTGAAAACGCGCTGTTGCGCGAGGAAGTGACCGAGGAAGACATCGCCGGTGTCGTCAGCCGCTGGACCGGAATCCCGGTCGACAAGATGATGGAAGGCGAGCGCGACAAGCTGCTGCAGATGGAGCAGCTGTTGGGCAAGCGGGTGATCGGGCAGAGCCAGGCGATCGAAGCGGTCAGCAAGGCCGTGCGCCGCGCACGCGCGGGCCTGCAGGACCCCAATCGCCCGCTCGGCAGCTTCCTGTTCCTTGGCCCGACCGGCGTCGGCAAGACCGAGCTGACCAAGGCGCTGGCCGAATTCCTGTTCGATGACGACACCGCGATGGTGCGCATCGACATGAGCGAATTCATGGAGAAGCACGCGGTGGCGCGGCTGATCGGCGCGCCTCCGGGTTATGTCGGCTATGAAGAGGGCGGAGTGCTGACCGAAGCGGTCCGCCGCCGCCCCTATCAGGTGGTGCTGTTCGACGAGGTCGAGAAAGCGCACAACGACGTATTCAACGTGCTGCTGCAGGTGCTTGATGACGGGCGCCTGACCGACGGGCAGGGCCGGGTGGTCGATTTCTCCAACACACTGATCATCCTCACTTCGAACCTCGGCAGCCAGTATCTTGCCAACCTGGGCGACGACCAGAAGGTAGAGGACGTCGAGCCGCAGGTGATGGATGTCGTGCGCGGGCACTTCCGCCCCGAATTCCTCAACCGGCTGGACGAAATCATCCTGTTCCACCGGCTGGGGCAGGAGCATATGGCGCCGATCGTCGAGATCCAGGTCAGCCGGGTGCAGAAGCTGCTCAAGGATCGCAAGATCACGCTCGACCTTACGGACGGGGCGAAGAAATGGCTTGGCCGCGTCGGCTACGATCCGGTCTATGGCGCGCGGCCGCTGAAGCGGGCGGTGCAGCGTTACCTGCAGGACCCGCTGGCTGAGATGCTGCTGGAAGGCAAGGTGCCCGATGGCAGCACGGTCAAGATCGACGAAGGCGACGGCGAGCTGAAGATGGTGGTGAACTGA
- a CDS encoding TonB-dependent receptor: MNFTTNAANRRVKLLAGAGIAALVLAAAPAVAQDADDADITDEATAAEPANIIVTGSRILRPELDSAVPVTSVNAETLIRSSNVQLGDALNELPQLRGTFGSQNSGRFIGTAGLSVLDLRGLGTDRTLTLVNGRRHVSSQPGSFTVDVATIPTELLERVDVVTGGNSAIYGSDAVAGVVNFVLKDDYEGINISGQAGISNYADRGSYSISGTAGKNFADGRGNIAVAAEYSRQRPLLNSERDYIGAFTGAPGFSTTDINFDESPAGDGIPDTTYFNGVPFGLKFNQIAAGGAVLTACPAENLASASTTLRRSLVCTGQLSPTGGRLSDNYFFLDDGTLVRNNPFADLRPFGGGTIGGLGSSVNLPDGQLQVGVERRSVNLLSKFEFSPAAEFFFEGKYVKVTANQASNQPTFTSGGGTTSTFSINNPFLTDQARATLVNILPAGATAFSFLRFNADLGTRAEDHNRETYRFVGGLRGQLSDTGNLFYEVAANYGKTNTYYETGGNLLTANFNKAANAVRNTAGEIVCAVNADASTTNDDPNCVPINLFGVNNMSQAAKDYVLYTSSRKQNAEQLNFTGFVSGDSTGIFELPGGPIGFAVGGEYRREKAFSAYDDVTASGQTFLNSFADFAPPTFEVSEVFGEIRVPLLSGITLIEELTLEGSVRYSDYNFSGGATAYNLGVVYSPTPGLRLRGGYARSVRAPNLNNTFASRTETFANGLVDPCSQNVINQNPNRAARCAEAGIPTTITLPDGSVVPFTNVPSTGVSGFNQGNPDLLPEVGKSFTVGAVFQPEFLPGFSLTVDYYDIKVENVISGLTGQAIINRCYEDPVTINNPFCDAVFRRGNTGDPFSSYAFDGQSNRVFPGLPAENIPRLGPAFLNQPFNFAALETSGIDLRAQYSRTLNDDWSIDLSAIVSWLEERRDFSFITDPERATRTKRTLGDPEWQFNINASVTYKNFTFVYEGRFIDKMLIGAYETQLGYQGRPPTNADAFPQLYYPEIYYSDIRGEFDVNDEFEFYIGVDNLFNRLPPFGLTGVGDGSGIYNNTGRFFYAGFNFKL; this comes from the coding sequence ATGAACTTCACGACGAACGCGGCTAACCGCCGCGTAAAGCTATTAGCAGGTGCCGGCATTGCCGCGCTCGTCCTGGCGGCTGCTCCTGCCGTTGCACAGGATGCAGACGATGCCGATATTACCGATGAGGCAACTGCTGCTGAGCCTGCGAATATTATTGTTACTGGCTCGCGTATCTTGCGGCCCGAACTCGATAGCGCTGTGCCGGTCACTTCGGTGAACGCAGAAACGCTCATTCGCAGCAGCAATGTCCAGCTTGGCGATGCGCTCAACGAATTGCCGCAGCTTCGCGGAACTTTCGGCTCGCAGAACTCCGGACGTTTCATCGGCACCGCCGGGCTCTCCGTGCTCGACCTGCGTGGCTTGGGCACGGACCGTACCCTGACCCTCGTTAACGGTCGCCGTCACGTCTCTTCCCAGCCCGGAAGTTTCACGGTGGACGTCGCCACGATCCCGACCGAACTTCTTGAGCGGGTCGATGTCGTTACGGGCGGCAATTCAGCAATTTACGGTTCGGACGCCGTTGCTGGTGTCGTGAACTTCGTGCTCAAGGACGACTACGAAGGGATCAACATTAGCGGCCAGGCTGGTATCAGCAACTATGCCGACCGCGGCTCGTATTCGATCAGCGGGACTGCCGGCAAGAATTTCGCTGACGGCCGTGGCAACATCGCAGTTGCAGCAGAATACTCGCGCCAGAGGCCGCTGTTGAATAGCGAACGCGACTATATCGGCGCCTTCACCGGCGCGCCGGGTTTCAGCACAACCGATATCAACTTCGACGAATCTCCCGCAGGCGATGGCATCCCGGATACGACATACTTCAATGGCGTCCCGTTTGGCCTGAAATTCAACCAGATTGCGGCGGGCGGTGCGGTCTTGACTGCTTGTCCGGCAGAAAACCTGGCCAGCGCGTCGACCACTCTTCGTCGTTCGCTCGTATGCACGGGACAGCTCTCGCCCACTGGCGGCCGACTGTCCGACAACTATTTCTTCCTTGATGATGGTACGCTCGTCCGGAACAATCCCTTCGCAGATCTTCGCCCCTTCGGTGGCGGCACAATCGGCGGACTTGGCTCAAGCGTCAATCTGCCCGACGGCCAGCTCCAGGTCGGCGTCGAGCGTCGTTCGGTAAACCTGCTTTCGAAGTTCGAATTCTCGCCCGCGGCGGAATTTTTCTTCGAAGGAAAATATGTCAAGGTCACCGCAAACCAGGCCTCGAACCAGCCAACCTTCACTTCGGGTGGCGGGACCACCTCGACCTTCTCGATCAACAACCCGTTCCTTACGGATCAGGCACGGGCGACGCTGGTCAACATTCTGCCGGCGGGAGCGACCGCGTTCAGCTTCCTGCGCTTCAACGCAGATCTCGGTACGCGCGCAGAAGATCACAACCGCGAGACCTATCGCTTTGTTGGCGGTCTGCGCGGCCAGTTGAGCGACACGGGTAACCTCTTCTACGAGGTGGCCGCAAACTACGGCAAGACGAACACCTATTACGAAACTGGCGGCAACTTGCTGACCGCCAATTTCAACAAGGCCGCCAATGCCGTGCGGAACACGGCAGGTGAGATTGTTTGCGCGGTGAACGCTGACGCCAGCACCACCAATGACGATCCGAATTGCGTTCCGATCAACCTTTTCGGCGTCAACAACATGAGCCAGGCAGCGAAGGATTATGTGCTCTACACGTCCTCGCGCAAGCAAAATGCTGAGCAGCTCAATTTCACCGGCTTCGTGTCCGGCGATTCCACGGGCATTTTCGAGCTTCCGGGTGGCCCAATCGGCTTTGCGGTTGGTGGCGAATATCGCCGGGAGAAAGCCTTCTCCGCATATGACGATGTAACCGCGTCGGGACAGACCTTCCTCAACTCGTTTGCAGATTTCGCGCCGCCAACGTTCGAGGTATCGGAAGTCTTTGGGGAAATCCGCGTCCCGCTGCTCTCTGGTATAACTCTGATTGAGGAGCTGACGCTGGAGGGTTCGGTCCGTTACTCGGATTACAACTTCTCGGGCGGTGCGACGGCTTATAACCTGGGTGTCGTTTACTCGCCCACTCCGGGCCTTCGCCTGCGCGGCGGCTACGCCCGCTCTGTGCGTGCCCCGAACCTGAACAACACTTTCGCTTCGCGGACCGAAACCTTCGCCAACGGCCTGGTCGATCCATGTAGCCAGAACGTGATCAACCAGAACCCCAATCGCGCAGCTCGCTGTGCCGAAGCGGGTATTCCGACCACGATCACCCTGCCCGATGGTTCGGTGGTGCCATTCACGAACGTGCCGAGCACCGGCGTGTCTGGCTTCAACCAGGGTAACCCGGATCTCTTGCCAGAAGTTGGCAAGAGCTTCACGGTTGGCGCGGTTTTCCAGCCGGAATTCCTGCCTGGCTTCTCGCTTACCGTCGACTACTACGACATCAAGGTCGAGAACGTGATTTCGGGCCTTACCGGACAAGCGATCATCAACCGTTGCTATGAAGACCCGGTGACCATTAACAACCCGTTCTGCGATGCCGTTTTCCGGCGTGGCAACACAGGCGATCCGTTCAGCTCCTATGCGTTTGATGGCCAGTCAAACCGTGTATTCCCCGGCTTGCCCGCCGAGAATATTCCGCGTCTTGGCCCGGCATTCCTGAACCAGCCGTTCAACTTCGCCGCGCTCGAAACTTCCGGGATTGACCTGCGTGCACAATACTCCCGCACGCTCAACGATGACTGGAGCATCGATCTCAGCGCGATCGTGAGCTGGCTGGAGGAGCGTCGGGACTTCAGCTTCATCACGGATCCTGAACGGGCTACCCGGACGAAGCGCACGCTTGGCGATCCTGAGTGGCAGTTCAACATCAATGCGTCGGTCACTTATAAGAACTTCACGTTCGTCTATGAGGGCCGCTTCATCGACAAGATGTTGATTGGTGCATATGAAACCCAGCTCGGCTATCAGGGCCGGCCGCCGACGAATGCGGACGCCTTCCCGCAGCTCTACTACCCCGAAATCTACTACAGCGACATTCGGGGGGAGTTCGACGTTAACGACGAGTTCGAGTTCTACATTGGCGTCGACAATCTATTTAACCGTCTTCCGCCCTTCGGCCTCACCGGCGTTGGCGATGGCAGCGGTATCTACAACAATACCGGTCGCTTTTTCTACGCGGGCTTTAATTTCAAGCTCTGA
- a CDS encoding sulfotransferase, translating into MNQQGTVTTNLALARAQSLLESERYEQAAQLLLGYLRQHPTDARALAKLGFAALRLGALGQAEHFLRNALAKGATDFDTRRNLAVTISQQQRPLEALEMFERLSNESGEHHFQAIVAGLLEKIGRSQEARELYQQILQEHASDPQVWVAYGHSLRAAGDVDRAIAAYREAIAINDEFGEAWWGIASIKRKILDENDISAMRKSLVIAIDPRNQAPLNFALARALHDIGDFQAAFTHYEEGNRIRAEELNYNADELTQEITEVEQRIDSTFVQRLSSEPVGAVTPIFIVSLPRSGSTLLEQMLGSHPSIEPVGELPYIPAILRSFMEMATRRGKVTVTQALMALPEDQARRFGEDYLRRMQVHRTTERPFIIDKLPHNWNNILFIRRILPQARFIDIRRPAMDCCFSNFTQSFTSAHPSSFTLKDVGRSYVDYVRIMAHLQKVAPGLVHHVDYSNLVEDAREEVGKAIEYLGLDWSESVLEFHRLDRVVRTPSSEQVRRPINRDGMEVWRPYSQWLDPLRETLGDLA; encoded by the coding sequence ATGAACCAGCAAGGCACAGTGACAACCAATCTTGCGCTTGCGCGGGCGCAGAGCCTGCTGGAATCCGAACGGTACGAGCAAGCCGCGCAGTTGCTGCTGGGCTACTTGCGCCAGCATCCAACTGACGCCCGAGCACTCGCCAAACTTGGCTTTGCCGCGCTGCGGCTGGGGGCGCTTGGCCAGGCTGAGCATTTTCTCCGCAATGCCTTGGCGAAAGGCGCGACCGATTTCGATACGCGCCGCAATCTGGCAGTCACGATTAGCCAGCAGCAGCGCCCGCTAGAAGCGCTGGAGATGTTCGAAAGATTGTCGAATGAAAGTGGCGAGCATCACTTCCAGGCCATCGTCGCTGGCTTGCTTGAAAAAATCGGGCGCAGCCAAGAAGCGCGTGAATTATATCAGCAAATCTTGCAGGAGCATGCGTCGGATCCCCAAGTCTGGGTTGCATATGGACACAGCTTGCGTGCCGCTGGCGATGTAGATCGTGCGATTGCCGCCTATCGTGAAGCAATCGCCATCAACGATGAATTTGGCGAAGCCTGGTGGGGCATTGCCAGCATCAAGCGTAAAATACTTGACGAGAACGATATCTCGGCAATGCGGAAGTCGCTGGTGATCGCGATTGATCCGCGCAATCAGGCTCCTCTCAATTTCGCCCTTGCACGGGCGCTCCACGACATTGGCGACTTTCAAGCCGCATTTACGCATTACGAAGAAGGGAACCGCATTCGGGCCGAGGAACTCAACTACAATGCCGACGAACTGACGCAGGAAATCACCGAAGTCGAGCAGCGCATCGACTCTACCTTTGTGCAGCGCCTTTCGAGCGAGCCGGTGGGGGCTGTCACTCCGATTTTCATCGTCTCTTTGCCAAGGTCAGGTTCCACCCTGCTTGAGCAAATGCTGGGCAGCCATCCGTCAATCGAACCTGTCGGCGAACTCCCTTATATTCCTGCCATCCTTCGTAGTTTCATGGAAATGGCAACCCGGCGAGGCAAGGTTACCGTTACGCAAGCACTGATGGCATTGCCTGAAGATCAAGCGCGCAGGTTTGGCGAAGATTACCTTCGACGGATGCAGGTACACCGCACCACTGAGCGCCCTTTCATCATCGATAAGCTACCGCACAACTGGAACAATATCCTGTTCATTCGCCGGATTCTTCCTCAAGCACGCTTCATTGACATCCGCCGTCCGGCAATGGATTGCTGTTTTTCGAACTTCACACAATCATTTACCAGTGCCCATCCATCATCCTTTACGCTTAAGGATGTAGGTCGAAGTTACGTCGACTATGTCCGGATTATGGCTCATCTCCAAAAGGTAGCGCCGGGCCTGGTCCACCATGTCGACTACAGCAACCTAGTCGAGGATGCGCGGGAAGAGGTTGGCAAGGCAATTGAATATCTCGGATTGGATTGGTCCGAATCTGTGCTCGAATTCCACCGTTTGGATCGAGTCGTACGCACTCCGAGCAGTGAACAGGTGCGGCGTCCGATAAATCGCGATGGAATGGAAGTCTGGCGACCTTATTCGCAGTGGCTCGACCCGCTGAGGGAAACTTTGGGCGACCTAGCCTAA